Sequence from the Cellulomonas fimi ATCC 484 genome:
GAGCGCGTACTTGTAGAACGCGATCGCGATGATCAGCAGGACGACCGACGACCAGAAGATGTCGTACGCAGCGGGGATGAGCAGGTCGATGCCCTGCACCTCCTCGGTGCCTTCCGCGGCCGTCACGAGGGCCGCGGGGTTCGCGGCGTGGATCACGGGAAGAGGAAGCCCGTGATGAGGCCGAGGAGGCCGAGGACCTCGACGAAGCCGATACCGATGAACATCGTGGTGCGCAGCTGGCCGGCCACCTCGGGCTGGCGTGCGATGCCCTCGATGGTCTTGCCGATGAGGATGCCCAGGCCGATACCGGGACCGATGACGGCGAGGCCGTAGCCGACGGTCGCGATGTTGCCCGAGACGGCGTCCGCCGCCGCGAGGATGGTGCTGGTGTCCGCAAGAGCCACGGTTGCTCGTTCCTTCCGTTGGGTACCCGACCGGTCGGCCGGCTACTCGATCGTGGGGTGAGGACCGCGAGGGCCCTCCGGGGGTGGGACGACGGTCAGTGTTCCTCTTCGACCGACAGGCTGATGTAGACGGCCGTGAGGACCACGAAGATGTAGGCCTGCAGCGCGGCGACGAAGATCTCGAACAGCGTCATCGCGAGGCCCGCGGTGAACGTGAGCGCGCCGAACGCCTTCATGGCGGGCACGGCCTCGAAGATGAAGTACTGCGTCGCCGAGAAGCACAGGACGAGCATGAGGTGCCCGGCGACCATGTTGGCCATGAGTCGGATCGCGAGCGTGGCGGGCCGGATCACGAAGACCGTGAGGAACTCGATCGGCGTCAGCAGCACGTACATGAACCACGGCACGCCCGGCGGGAACAGGCTGGCCTTGAGGAAGCCGCCGACCCCGTGCGCCTTGACGCCCGCGCCGAGGTACATGACGTACACCCACGCCGCGAGCATGACCGGCAGGCCGATGAGCGACGTGCCGGCGATGTTGAGGAACGGGATGACGCCCGTGATGTTGAACGCGAGGATCGCGAAGAAGATCGTCGTCAGCAGCGCCACGTACTTGTGGGCGCGCTCCTTGCCGAGGATCTCCTCGGCGACGTTGATCCGCACGAAGTCCAGCAGGATCTCGATGACGTTCTGGAACCGGCCCGGGACGAGCGTGGCACGGCGCGCCGCGACGACCATGATCACCACGAGCGCGACGGCCGCGATGACGCGGACCATCTGGATCCGGTTGAACTCGAAGATCGTGCCTTCGAACAGGATCGGCGGCGGGAAGAAGTCGGTGATCGACGGCGCATGGAATCCACCGCTCTCGCCCTCGTGCGTGGCGAACGGCGCGATCATCGCAAGGCTGGACAGAGCGAGCTCCTGGTGGTCGTGATGCGGCGCACCCTCGGCGTCGTGGGCATGCGGCGGCACCTGGCCGTCATGGATGGCTGGAAGCCTAACCTATGAATCCGCCCGCCCTGCACGCCCGTCCGCGGTCCCGGACGGGACCTAGGACCTACCCGTCGGAGGGCCTGCCGACGGGTTCCGGGACGGGCCGCACGGGCGGCCCCGGGCAGGTCAGGACGACGGCTCGACGTAGGGCACGCGCCCGCGCGAGACGGCCCGGTAGTCCAGGTAGGCCGAGCCGAGGACGCCGACCGCGAGCACCGCCGCGAGCACGCCCTTGGAGTAGAACGTCAGGTCGCGCAGCAGCGCGAGCACGACGATGACGACGACCACCTTGCCGAGCCACGCGCCCATGACGACGGCCGCCATCTTCTGCGGCGAGGAGTGCACCGTCAGCAGCATCGTCACGACGGTCGTGC
This genomic interval carries:
- the atpB gene encoding F0F1 ATP synthase subunit A; its protein translation is MIAPFATHEGESGGFHAPSITDFFPPPILFEGTIFEFNRIQMVRVIAAVALVVIMVVAARRATLVPGRFQNVIEILLDFVRINVAEEILGKERAHKYVALLTTIFFAILAFNITGVIPFLNIAGTSLIGLPVMLAAWVYVMYLGAGVKAHGVGGFLKASLFPPGVPWFMYVLLTPIEFLTVFVIRPATLAIRLMANMVAGHLMLVLCFSATQYFIFEAVPAMKAFGALTFTAGLAMTLFEIFVAALQAYIFVVLTAVYISLSVEEEH
- the atpE gene encoding ATP synthase F0 subunit C; translation: MALADTSTILAAADAVSGNIATVGYGLAVIGPGIGLGILIGKTIEGIARQPEVAGQLRTTMFIGIGFVEVLGLLGLITGFLFP